One window of Alkaliphilus metalliredigens QYMF genomic DNA carries:
- a CDS encoding polysaccharide deacetylase family protein, with the protein MKKFFQVIIMTMAFMILFPSTVQAAQVHRVAPRDNLSSIAQMYGITVEEVILQNGYLKKPGSIFPGQVLIIPKIVEENVYHVRHGDTLYRIAQKLSVTMAGIAKENQLVNWNVIYVGQALNIPSVQGSTQLKEPKPKPEPEFQHTVSEMLKMFPETFYRKGQGSGNQIALTFDDGPNTIYTPQILDILKQYDVPATFFVMGSRVERHPEVAQRIVAEGHVIGNHTWNHPDLRKVSVDELVDEMNQTEDAIVRTTGQRPALMRPPYGAINPNVLQGLKDIEYKVINWSVDSVDWRDQDVDQILINTLPGIEGNDIVLFHDAGGESQSRTATVEMLPELIKTLKMQGYEFVTVDQILNISPYK; encoded by the coding sequence ATGAAGAAATTTTTTCAAGTTATAATAATGACAATGGCCTTTATGATACTATTTCCCTCTACAGTCCAAGCGGCACAGGTACATCGTGTTGCCCCTAGAGACAATTTGTCCAGTATTGCCCAAATGTATGGAATAACAGTAGAAGAGGTCATCCTTCAAAATGGTTATTTGAAAAAGCCAGGTTCGATATTCCCAGGACAAGTGTTAATCATTCCTAAAATAGTAGAGGAAAATGTTTATCACGTTAGACATGGAGATACACTATATCGAATTGCTCAAAAACTATCTGTTACCATGGCTGGAATTGCCAAAGAAAATCAGCTGGTGAACTGGAATGTGATTTATGTGGGGCAAGCATTAAACATACCTAGCGTTCAAGGAAGTACCCAATTAAAGGAACCAAAACCAAAACCAGAACCAGAGTTTCAACACACAGTATCTGAAATGCTTAAAATGTTCCCGGAAACTTTCTATCGAAAGGGACAGGGAAGTGGCAATCAAATTGCGTTAACATTTGATGATGGACCAAACACAATATATACACCACAGATTTTAGATATTCTAAAGCAATATGATGTACCTGCCACTTTCTTTGTGATGGGGTCCAGAGTAGAGAGGCATCCAGAGGTAGCCCAGAGGATTGTAGCGGAAGGGCATGTGATTGGGAATCATACTTGGAACCACCCAGACCTGAGAAAAGTATCTGTTGATGAGTTGGTAGATGAAATGAACCAAACTGAAGATGCGATTGTAAGGACAACAGGACAAAGACCAGCATTGATGAGACCACCCTATGGTGCCATTAATCCTAACGTATTACAAGGGTTAAAGGATATAGAATATAAGGTGATTAACTGGTCGGTTGACTCAGTGGACTGGAGAGATCAAGATGTAGACCAAATATTAATTAATACACTACCGGGTATTGAAGGAAATGACATTGTATTATTCCATGATGCTGGTGGAGAAAGTCAAAGTAGAACAGCAACAGTAGAAATGCTACCAGAATTAATCAAGACATTAAAAATGCAAGGATATGAATTTGTGACAGTAGACCAGATATTAAATATTTCCCCTTATAAATAA
- a CDS encoding aminopeptidase, producing MEDFQNNLMKYADLAVRIGVNLQAGQTLVINAPIESADFVRIVAERAYAAGAKNVHVEWGDELMTLLKLTHAPEEGLEDFPIWKATGFEEMAQGGAAFLSISAANPDLLKDADPQRVATMNKYRGQVLEKFKTYTQSGKVCWSIIATPTPEWAAKVFPEVAEEKQVETLWNSIFKATRVITDDPVKAWSTHIENLKSKLQYLNRKKYKMLHFKGSGTDLRIELPEGHVWIGGGLSNDQGRYFVPNLPTEEVFTMPLKEGINGIVQSTKPLSYGGNLLENFTLTFEKGRIVDFTAEKGYATLQKLIDTDEGSHYLGEIALVPHDSPISNTNIIFYNTLFDENASSHLAIGSAYPLCIKDGGKMNKDQLEAHGANTSLTHVDFMIGSPGIDVDGETANGDREAIFRAGNWVI from the coding sequence ATGGAAGACTTCCAGAATAATCTGATGAAATATGCAGATCTTGCGGTTCGTATTGGTGTTAATTTGCAGGCTGGACAGACCCTGGTCATCAATGCACCAATTGAATCAGCAGACTTTGTTCGAATTGTTGCAGAAAGAGCCTATGCAGCAGGCGCTAAAAATGTTCATGTTGAATGGGGTGATGAGTTAATGACTCTTTTAAAACTGACCCATGCACCAGAAGAAGGATTAGAGGATTTTCCAATATGGAAAGCTACAGGATTTGAAGAAATGGCTCAAGGGGGAGCAGCCTTTTTATCAATTTCTGCCGCAAACCCCGACTTGTTAAAGGATGCAGATCCACAACGGGTGGCTACAATGAATAAGTACCGTGGCCAAGTTTTAGAAAAGTTTAAAACCTATACGCAAAGTGGTAAAGTTTGTTGGTCTATCATCGCTACCCCTACACCCGAATGGGCTGCCAAGGTCTTCCCTGAAGTAGCTGAAGAAAAACAAGTTGAAACCCTATGGAATAGCATATTTAAAGCCACCCGAGTCATAACGGATGATCCTGTTAAGGCATGGAGCACACATATTGAGAACTTAAAAAGCAAACTGCAATATTTAAATCGCAAAAAATATAAGATGCTACATTTCAAGGGATCTGGTACTGATTTACGAATAGAACTTCCTGAAGGCCATGTATGGATTGGTGGAGGTCTATCCAATGACCAGGGCAGATATTTTGTCCCTAATCTACCTACCGAGGAGGTTTTCACAATGCCTTTAAAGGAAGGCATTAACGGTATTGTTCAAAGTACAAAACCTCTAAGCTATGGAGGTAACCTGCTGGAAAACTTCACCTTAACCTTTGAAAAAGGCCGGATTGTTGATTTCACAGCTGAAAAGGGATATGCCACATTGCAAAAGCTCATTGACACCGATGAAGGGTCCCATTACCTCGGTGAGATTGCCTTGGTTCCCCATGACTCGCCTATTTCCAATACGAATATTATTTTTTATAATACCTTATTTGATGAAAATGCTTCCTCTCATTTAGCCATTGGAAGTGCCTATCCCCTCTGTATTAAGGATGGTGGCAAAATGAATAAAGATCAGCTTGAAGCACATGGTGCCAATACAAGCCTAACCCATGTTGATTTCATGATTGGTTCACCGGGTATAGATGTTGATGGTGAAACCGCCAATGGAGATCGAGAAGCAATCTTTAGAGCTGGCAATTGGGTTATATAA
- a CDS encoding glutamine--tRNA ligase/YqeY domain fusion protein, which produces MENKPSSSNFIKNIVIQDLESGKHKEIITRFPPEPNGYLHIGHAKSIVLNFDLADEFKGTTNLRFDDTNPLKEDTEYVESIKEDVKWLGFDWDALYFASDYFEEMYQRAVLLIKKGKAYVCDLTADEIRETRGTLKHPGKESPYRNRSVEENVDLFEKMKNGQFVDGQKVLRAKIDMTSPNMNMRDPVLYRIAHTTHHNTGDQWCIYPMYDYAHPLEDAIEDVTHSICTLEFEDHRPLYNWVVEECEMPSQPQQIEFARLNITNTVMSKRFLKQLVDEGVVNSWDDPRMPTIAGLRRRGYTANAIRNFCREIGVAKAHSVVDSQMLEHFIREDLNENAPRTMAVLRPLKIVITNYPEGQVEMLEAENHPGDESMGTRQIPFSREIYIEQEDFMENPPKKYFRLFPGNEVRLKHAYFIKCHDVVKDADGNVVEIHCTYDPETKSGTGFTGRKVKGTLHWVNAQEAIAAEFRLYEPLILDSEKQVEEGQEEKSFLDKINPQSIEVIQGFVEPNMQKAKGQDKFQLFRHGYFNVDPKDTTAEKLVFNQIVSLKSSFK; this is translated from the coding sequence ATGGAGAACAAACCTAGCAGTTCGAATTTTATTAAAAATATTGTGATACAAGATCTGGAATCAGGTAAGCATAAAGAAATTATTACGCGTTTTCCTCCAGAACCAAATGGTTACTTACATATTGGACATGCCAAGTCCATCGTATTAAATTTTGATTTGGCTGACGAATTTAAAGGAACAACAAACTTGAGATTTGATGATACAAACCCATTAAAAGAGGATACAGAATATGTTGAGTCTATTAAAGAGGATGTCAAATGGTTGGGATTTGATTGGGATGCACTTTATTTTGCTTCAGACTATTTTGAAGAAATGTATCAGAGGGCTGTCCTATTAATCAAAAAAGGAAAGGCCTATGTATGTGACTTAACCGCTGACGAAATCCGAGAAACAAGGGGAACTCTAAAGCATCCTGGGAAGGAAAGTCCTTATCGCAATCGCTCTGTGGAAGAAAACGTAGATTTATTTGAAAAAATGAAAAACGGTCAGTTTGTAGATGGACAAAAGGTATTAAGGGCTAAGATTGACATGACTTCTCCAAATATGAATATGAGAGATCCTGTACTTTATCGAATTGCCCACACCACACATCACAACACAGGTGATCAATGGTGTATTTATCCAATGTATGACTACGCCCATCCTTTAGAGGATGCCATTGAGGATGTGACCCATTCAATCTGTACATTAGAGTTTGAAGATCACAGACCTCTATATAACTGGGTTGTTGAGGAATGTGAAATGCCTTCGCAGCCGCAACAAATTGAATTTGCTCGATTAAACATAACCAATACAGTGATGAGTAAAAGATTCCTTAAACAACTAGTCGATGAAGGCGTCGTTAATAGCTGGGATGACCCTAGAATGCCCACTATCGCTGGTCTAAGAAGAAGAGGATACACGGCCAATGCCATTCGAAACTTCTGTAGGGAAATTGGTGTAGCCAAGGCCCATAGTGTGGTAGACTCTCAGATGCTAGAGCATTTTATTCGGGAGGATCTCAATGAAAATGCACCAAGAACAATGGCAGTTCTGCGACCACTCAAGATAGTTATTACCAATTATCCTGAGGGGCAAGTAGAGATGTTAGAGGCAGAAAATCACCCTGGTGATGAATCAATGGGTACACGTCAAATTCCTTTTTCAAGAGAAATCTATATTGAGCAAGAGGATTTTATGGAGAATCCACCTAAGAAGTATTTTAGACTCTTCCCAGGAAATGAAGTGCGCCTAAAGCATGCTTACTTTATTAAGTGTCATGATGTGGTAAAGGATGCAGATGGAAATGTAGTAGAAATCCATTGTACCTATGATCCGGAAACCAAGAGTGGTACAGGATTTACAGGGAGAAAGGTAAAGGGAACATTGCACTGGGTTAACGCACAGGAGGCAATTGCAGCGGAATTTAGGCTGTATGAACCCTTAATTTTAGATAGTGAAAAGCAAGTAGAAGAGGGTCAGGAAGAAAAAAGTTTCTTAGATAAAATCAATCCTCAATCCATTGAAGTGATCCAAGGTTTTGTGGAACCCAATATGCAAAAGGCTAAAGGACAAGATAAATTTCAATTATTTAGACATGGATATTTCAACGTGGATCCAAAGGACACAACAGCAGAGAAGCTAGTATTTAATCAGATTGTATCCTTAAAGAGTTCATTTAAATAA
- a CDS encoding uracil-DNA glycosylase, whose amino-acid sequence MSVLHNDWAPIVEEEYEKTYYLKLKQFLMEEYRTKTVYPDEGDIFNALQLTPFGKVKAVILGQDPYHGPGQAHGLSFSVKPGVKTPPSLKNIFKELNGDLGYDIPEHGYLNQWAQEGVLMLNTVLTVRRGEPNSHKGAGWEQFTDQIIKRLNERETAMVFILWGKNAQEKEALITNPQHHIIKSPHPSPFSAHRGFFGSHPFSKTNDFLRGVGIEEINWNIEKSSDL is encoded by the coding sequence ATGTCTGTTTTACATAATGATTGGGCACCGATTGTAGAGGAAGAATATGAAAAAACATATTATCTGAAATTGAAACAGTTTTTAATGGAAGAATATAGAACAAAAACAGTTTATCCAGATGAAGGCGATATTTTTAATGCACTACAGCTTACGCCCTTTGGGAAGGTGAAGGCGGTTATATTAGGACAGGATCCCTATCACGGTCCAGGGCAAGCCCATGGGTTGAGTTTTTCTGTGAAGCCAGGCGTGAAGACACCACCATCCCTTAAGAATATATTCAAAGAGTTGAATGGGGATCTAGGATATGATATTCCGGAACACGGTTATTTAAACCAATGGGCCCAAGAGGGTGTATTGATGCTTAATACTGTTTTAACAGTGCGTAGGGGAGAACCTAACTCCCATAAAGGTGCTGGATGGGAGCAATTTACAGATCAGATTATTAAGCGACTTAATGAAAGAGAGACGGCTATGGTTTTCATCTTATGGGGAAAAAATGCCCAAGAGAAGGAAGCGCTCATTACAAATCCCCAGCATCATATTATTAAATCACCACACCCCAGTCCTTTTTCTGCTCATCGAGGTTTCTTTGGCAGTCATCCCTTTTCTAAAACCAATGATTTTTTAAGGGGTGTAGGAATAGAAGAAATAAATTGGAACATAGAAAAAAGTTCGGATTTATGA
- a CDS encoding MATE family efflux transporter, giving the protein MENNVDLTKDNVTKLFLKYLIPSIASTLVLSLCILFDTIFIARGVGSEGLAALNIAIPLFSILIGTGLLFGIGGAAAFSISMGQKRQEQAKVFFTHSVIMACVVGLLFSIIGLLFSERISYLLGATSENIGLVNGYVGILLPFGFFFLVNQTVAVFVRNDQAPKLAMWSMIIGNVINIVLDALFIFHFQWGMKGAAIATGIANAVSLLILCIHFFSKENRLVFIRVMPHYKTVRRIIGNGFSSFILELSFGIVIFAFNTVLLSIKGTLAVSAYSIIANVSIIFIAIFIGVSQAMQPIVSVNYGARKKERVQEVLRFAIYISLGLSLFFFGVGMLFPHWIVSLFTPDSQELIDITVQGIYIYFTGFLFTGINIIMAAYFQAIEYRMYATILTMSRGVIFILLGLIIFPNLFGILGVWMTGPLAELLTFGCMLFLAVRVKQQVKKRSIE; this is encoded by the coding sequence ATGGAGAATAACGTAGACTTGACTAAGGATAATGTAACGAAACTATTTTTAAAATATTTGATTCCCAGTATCGCCTCCACATTGGTCTTATCTTTATGTATTTTATTTGATACCATCTTTATAGCCAGAGGGGTAGGGAGTGAGGGGTTAGCAGCTTTAAATATTGCCATTCCTCTTTTTAGTATATTGATTGGCACAGGACTTCTGTTTGGTATAGGAGGAGCTGCGGCCTTTTCTATTTCAATGGGACAGAAAAGACAGGAGCAGGCAAAGGTGTTTTTTACCCACAGTGTGATCATGGCTTGTGTTGTAGGCCTATTGTTTAGTATCATTGGCTTGCTTTTTTCTGAAAGAATTTCCTATTTATTAGGGGCTACTTCTGAAAACATTGGACTGGTCAATGGATATGTAGGTATTTTACTTCCATTTGGATTTTTCTTTTTAGTGAATCAAACCGTAGCCGTTTTTGTGAGAAATGATCAAGCACCAAAGCTTGCCATGTGGAGCATGATTATTGGAAATGTGATTAATATTGTACTTGACGCACTATTTATTTTTCATTTTCAGTGGGGCATGAAAGGGGCTGCCATTGCCACTGGCATTGCCAATGCAGTTAGTCTTCTGATACTCTGTATTCATTTCTTTAGCAAAGAGAATCGTCTTGTATTCATTAGGGTCATGCCTCATTATAAAACAGTTAGGCGAATCATAGGGAATGGGTTCTCAAGCTTTATATTAGAACTTTCTTTTGGGATTGTCATTTTTGCCTTTAACACAGTATTGCTATCGATTAAGGGGACTCTGGCTGTTTCTGCCTATAGTATTATTGCCAATGTTTCTATCATATTTATTGCGATTTTCATTGGTGTTTCCCAAGCGATGCAACCCATTGTGAGTGTGAATTATGGTGCAAGAAAAAAGGAACGGGTACAGGAGGTATTAAGATTTGCTATTTATATTTCTTTAGGCCTTAGCCTATTCTTTTTTGGAGTGGGAATGCTCTTTCCGCATTGGATTGTCTCCCTCTTTACCCCTGATAGTCAGGAATTGATTGATATAACGGTGCAAGGAATCTATATCTATTTTACAGGTTTTTTATTTACAGGAATTAACATTATTATGGCAGCCTACTTTCAAGCCATTGAATACCGCATGTATGCCACGATATTAACCATGAGTCGCGGTGTTATTTTCATATTATTAGGGCTCATCATATTCCCTAATTTATTTGGAATCCTTGGGGTTTGGATGACGGGGCCATTGGCCGAGCTACTGACCTTTGGATGTATGCTTTTTCTTGCAGTCAGAGTAAAGCAGCAGGTGAAGAAAAGAAGCATCGAGTAA
- a CDS encoding M48 family metallopeptidase produces MQVQLKNETIDIVVEHRNRKTVEIQIKPPGVVKVLVPKRVVHKDVVSVLQSKQEWIEIKLAEVREKEKHRKEYTFTNGENFLYLGERFPLRLVKDETVPIPMVELVQGGLCVWSDVIEAEQVRRALETWYRRQTSERVLHYIEKHKMQLNCMPVNVKVKEQKKRWGSCSSRGNLMFNWRLSMAPERVLEYVVVHEMCHLIYFNHSKDFWHLVESCIPDYKIRKKWLKTHGMSVYL; encoded by the coding sequence TTGCAGGTACAATTGAAAAACGAAACCATAGATATAGTAGTAGAACATAGGAATAGAAAGACTGTGGAAATTCAAATCAAACCACCTGGGGTGGTGAAGGTGCTGGTGCCTAAAAGGGTGGTGCATAAAGATGTTGTCAGTGTGCTTCAGTCAAAGCAAGAGTGGATTGAGATTAAGCTTGCTGAAGTAAGGGAAAAGGAAAAACATCGGAAAGAATACACATTTACCAATGGAGAGAATTTTCTTTATCTAGGAGAGCGCTTTCCATTAAGGCTGGTAAAGGACGAGACGGTACCCATTCCCATGGTGGAACTAGTTCAAGGGGGATTATGTGTTTGGAGCGATGTAATTGAAGCTGAACAGGTAAGAAGAGCTCTAGAGACTTGGTATCGGAGGCAGACATCTGAAAGGGTACTACATTATATAGAAAAGCATAAGATGCAATTAAACTGCATGCCTGTAAATGTAAAGGTCAAGGAACAGAAGAAACGCTGGGGAAGTTGTAGTAGCAGGGGGAACTTGATGTTTAACTGGCGATTATCCATGGCACCTGAAAGGGTGTTGGAGTATGTTGTTGTCCATGAAATGTGTCATTTAATCTATTTCAATCATTCAAAGGATTTTTGGCATTTGGTGGAGAGCTGTATTCCTGATTATAAAATCAGAAAAAAGTGGTTGAAAACCCATGGGATGAGCGTTTATCTGTAA
- the cuyB gene encoding cysteate racemase, translated as MSEKVVGILGGMGPAATCDLFSRIIAQTNAKSDADHIHVIIDSNCKIPDRTKAILYQGVSPLHAMIKSARQLESIGAGILIIPCITAHYYIESLQQEINIPIVNALQLIDDHLKSELSSIKAIGVLATSGTKQTQLLQRSIQEKALIFPDPRTQEHELMDIIYGNNGIKAGNQSPEVINRIVGVIDKLKQQGAEGVLAGCTEISLVLKQSHLDLPLIDPLDLLAQKSIDFALPFNSPELGLVL; from the coding sequence ATGAGTGAAAAAGTAGTTGGTATATTAGGTGGTATGGGGCCTGCAGCCACCTGTGATCTCTTTAGCCGAATCATTGCACAGACTAATGCAAAATCCGATGCTGATCATATCCATGTCATCATTGATAGTAATTGTAAAATCCCTGATCGCACCAAGGCAATCCTTTATCAAGGAGTAAGTCCTCTACATGCCATGATTAAATCAGCACGTCAGCTAGAAAGTATTGGAGCCGGTATTCTTATCATTCCATGTATTACCGCTCACTATTATATTGAATCGCTACAGCAAGAAATCAACATCCCGATTGTCAATGCACTACAGCTGATAGACGATCATCTCAAATCAGAGCTTTCTTCAATAAAAGCCATAGGGGTCCTGGCTACTTCTGGAACAAAACAGACCCAGCTCCTACAGCGCTCTATTCAAGAGAAAGCTTTGATTTTTCCAGATCCTCGCACCCAAGAGCATGAGTTAATGGACATCATCTATGGCAATAATGGAATCAAAGCTGGAAATCAATCTCCCGAAGTAATCAATAGGATCGTTGGTGTTATTGATAAATTGAAACAGCAAGGGGCAGAGGGTGTATTGGCAGGCTGCACGGAAATCAGTCTTGTCTTAAAGCAAAGCCATTTAGATTTACCCCTAATTGATCCTCTGGATTTATTAGCTCAAAAATCCATTGATTTCGCCCTACCTTTCAACTCCCCTGAATTAGGTCTCGTTTTATAA
- a CDS encoding ferritin-like domain-containing protein: MIKEELDAIKQAILNEVEGFEFYQMAAKQAGTEESKEAFMALAKEELEHAEYLKDLFNKVKDNQGEDFELAFVSEPPSPNIYQWSKMDKQYTSLGMSVFGIGIQMEKDSIEFYKEAKKNTKLEQAEKLYDLLIKWEFVHLNQFTEQYNVYKEEWWAEQGFAPY, from the coding sequence ATGATAAAAGAGGAATTAGATGCAATTAAGCAGGCCATTTTGAATGAGGTTGAAGGATTTGAATTTTATCAAATGGCAGCAAAGCAAGCTGGAACAGAGGAAAGCAAAGAGGCCTTTATGGCCTTGGCCAAAGAGGAACTTGAACACGCAGAGTACTTAAAGGACTTATTCAATAAAGTAAAAGATAATCAGGGAGAAGACTTTGAATTGGCATTTGTATCAGAACCACCATCTCCCAATATTTATCAATGGAGCAAGATGGATAAGCAATACACCAGCTTAGGCATGTCGGTATTTGGTATCGGTATTCAAATGGAAAAGGATTCAATTGAATTTTATAAAGAAGCCAAAAAGAATACCAAATTAGAACAAGCGGAAAAATTGTATGATCTGCTAATTAAGTGGGAATTTGTTCATTTAAATCAATTTACAGAGCAATACAATGTTTACAAAGAAGAGTGGTGGGCAGAACAGGGCTTTGCTCCTTATTAA
- the trhA gene encoding PAQR family membrane homeostasis protein TrhA, translating into MNVEDSKIKAHSIKEEIANSITHGMGVVFSIVALTILLVYSIWNRNTAAIVGFSIYGFCSIVLYVASTLYHSFQKEKVKKILRVFDHASIYLFIAGTYTPIALLAMKGYWRIGILSTVWTIALLGIVFKIVTFNKFEKYKALSLGIYIAMGWIIVIAIKPMLEMIPLGFFVWLLAGGMAYTVGTIFYAIKKIPYNHAIWHLFVLAGGVLHFLGIFRYLV; encoded by the coding sequence TTGAACGTAGAGGACTCAAAAATAAAAGCGCACTCAATTAAAGAAGAGATTGCAAACAGCATTACCCATGGAATGGGAGTGGTGTTTAGTATCGTTGCATTGACCATTTTATTGGTTTATTCAATTTGGAATCGAAACACTGCAGCTATTGTGGGGTTTAGTATATATGGATTTTGCTCCATCGTCTTATATGTGGCATCAACCCTTTATCATAGCTTCCAAAAAGAAAAAGTCAAAAAAATCTTAAGGGTTTTTGATCATGCATCCATCTATTTGTTCATAGCGGGAACCTATACGCCTATTGCGCTATTAGCAATGAAGGGGTATTGGCGAATTGGAATATTGTCTACTGTCTGGACAATCGCACTCCTTGGGATTGTGTTTAAAATCGTTACATTTAATAAATTTGAAAAGTACAAAGCACTCTCTCTAGGGATTTATATTGCAATGGGATGGATTATTGTGATTGCCATTAAACCCATGCTTGAAATGATTCCATTGGGCTTCTTTGTGTGGCTTTTGGCAGGTGGAATGGCCTATACTGTAGGCACAATTTTTTATGCTATTAAAAAAATTCCATATAATCATGCCATTTGGCACCTTTTCGTGTTAGCAGGAGGCGTACTACATTTTCTAGGTATTTTTAGATATCTTGTTTAA
- a CDS encoding baeRF7 domain-containing protein — protein sequence MFTRDELDKLLSNGKNFNLSIFLTTGSENRDLQKGRIQLKNLLKESEAKLLEAGIKKTELSHFTHNIESLLEDSMFWSHLDKGLAIFATEEDFYFYTLPVEFEPIAVVKDHFYIKPLFPTFQRNGQFYVLAISQNKLRLLYCTKDDVTEVKLNDVPTSLAEALKYDDLGNKMQLNTRTSGNAGGQSSVAYHGHGAGMEEDKTNILRYFQEVNAGLVKYFNNDSIPLILAGVAYLFPIYKEANKYRSLLEQGITGNPEEASNKELQQQGWTIMEPYLKKEEIEIKEKYNDLKSTGKASNDLSSIVSSAYNQRVEVLFIAKGQHVWGRFDKKKNELKHYHEQNEDSEDILDFTAFHTFTNGGKVYVMEKEEMPCEGAIAAIYRY from the coding sequence ATGTTTACTAGAGACGAGTTGGACAAACTACTAAGTAACGGCAAAAATTTCAATCTCTCTATTTTTTTAACGACTGGGTCGGAGAATAGGGATCTTCAAAAGGGACGGATTCAATTAAAAAACTTACTGAAAGAAAGTGAAGCTAAATTACTAGAAGCAGGTATTAAAAAGACTGAATTAAGTCATTTCACCCATAATATTGAATCATTATTAGAGGATTCAATGTTCTGGAGTCATCTAGACAAAGGACTTGCGATTTTTGCAACAGAGGAGGACTTTTATTTTTATACGCTTCCGGTTGAATTTGAGCCCATAGCTGTTGTGAAAGATCATTTTTATATTAAACCGCTTTTCCCAACTTTCCAGCGAAACGGACAATTTTATGTTTTAGCCATTAGTCAAAATAAGCTAAGATTATTGTATTGTACCAAGGATGATGTAACGGAAGTTAAACTGAATGATGTCCCAACGAGCCTAGCTGAGGCATTAAAGTATGATGATCTAGGAAATAAGATGCAATTAAATACCAGAACTTCTGGAAATGCGGGAGGACAAAGCTCGGTAGCATATCACGGACACGGAGCTGGTATGGAAGAGGATAAGACCAACATACTACGCTATTTTCAAGAAGTTAATGCAGGGTTAGTAAAGTATTTCAACAACGATTCAATTCCCCTGATATTAGCGGGGGTAGCATATCTATTTCCTATTTATAAAGAAGCCAATAAGTATCGTAGTCTATTGGAACAAGGAATCACAGGGAACCCTGAAGAAGCATCTAATAAAGAATTGCAACAGCAGGGATGGACAATCATGGAACCTTATTTAAAGAAAGAAGAAATAGAAATAAAAGAAAAGTATAATGATCTCAAGAGCACAGGAAAAGCATCCAACGATTTAAGTAGTATTGTGTCATCTGCTTATAACCAAAGAGTGGAAGTTTTGTTCATAGCTAAAGGACAACATGTATGGGGCAGATTTGACAAGAAAAAGAATGAATTAAAGCACTACCATGAACAAAATGAAGATAGTGAGGACATATTAGACTTCACAGCTTTTCATACATTTACCAATGGTGGAAAGGTATATGTAATGGAAAAAGAGGAAATGCCATGTGAAGGGGCTATTGCAGCTATTTATCGATATTAG
- a CDS encoding YihY/virulence factor BrkB family protein: MSFRRIKEVLLHLYNQFDKDEVPALGAQISYYLILSFFPFLIFLIVLIGYIPLTEERTLYELALILPHDAYSLVEEIILEITTADNTTLISFGMLGTLWTASRGTSAMIRGMNKAYNVKEDRPFWKVAGMGVIFTIGLAFMILFSLTLLVFGQLLGEMLINQLNLSTLLEPTWRLVRYGVALLALFSTFTLLYLFGPNYHLKLKNIYWGALFSTVGWVVISLGFAYYVNNFGNYTRVYGSIGGVMILLIWLYLSSLIVLMGAEVNSTIWVFSKRGK, encoded by the coding sequence ATGTCCTTTCGACGAATCAAGGAAGTGCTTTTACATCTTTATAACCAATTTGACAAAGATGAGGTGCCTGCATTAGGGGCCCAAATTAGCTATTATCTGATTTTATCTTTTTTTCCTTTTCTCATATTTTTGATTGTCCTCATAGGTTATATTCCCCTAACAGAAGAGCGTACACTTTATGAACTTGCCCTTATATTGCCTCATGATGCCTATTCCCTTGTAGAAGAAATCATTCTAGAAATCACCACTGCTGATAATACAACCTTAATCTCCTTTGGTATGCTTGGAACCCTATGGACAGCATCTAGAGGCACCTCAGCAATGATTCGTGGAATGAACAAGGCCTACAATGTTAAAGAAGATCGTCCTTTTTGGAAGGTTGCTGGAATGGGCGTTATTTTCACCATCGGTCTTGCATTCATGATTTTATTTTCTTTAACACTATTGGTTTTTGGTCAGCTTCTGGGGGAAATGCTTATCAACCAATTAAACCTCAGTACACTCCTTGAGCCTACTTGGCGTCTTGTTCGATATGGTGTTGCTTTATTAGCTCTTTTCTCTACCTTTACTTTGCTTTATCTCTTTGGACCTAACTACCATTTAAAGCTTAAGAATATCTATTGGGGGGCTCTTTTCTCTACTGTAGGATGGGTGGTGATTTCCCTAGGATTTGCTTATTATGTCAATAATTTTGGCAACTATACCAGAGTCTATGGCAGTATTGGTGGTGTTATGATTCTTTTGATTTGGTTATACCTTAGTAGCCTCATTGTACTTATGGGGGCAGAGGTTAATTCCACCATATGGGTCTTCTCTAAGCGTGGAAAGTAA